GGCGAGCGGCCGCTCTCCAGCGACGTGAAGGCGATAGAAGTGAAGTACCCGGACCGCCGAAATAAACTCTTCGGCCTCGGCGTCCACTGGGTGATAACGTTCTTCGTCGTGTCGCTCGTGGCCGCGTTCGCGCTTAAGGGGGTTTTGAAGACCGAGGTTTAGCGTCGATTGTTTATGACAGCTGGTCGACCGGGATATTATAATGCGGGGGGCCTGAATCCAGGTCGCCCTTTTCGTATCGCCCCCGCCAAGGAGATGCGTACTCATGCCGAAACGTAAAAGTACCACCCCTTCGGGTACGCCGCCGCCGCGGCCTTGTCCCAAATGCGGCGCGGCGCTCGAGCCGCAGGCGGAGGGCAAGGTGACGTGCGAATACTGCGGCGCCTCGCTCGACGCCGACGGCCCCGGCGAGGGAAAGCCGGCCGACCCGGTGGCGGAGCTGTACGAGCGCGGCCGCGAGGCGTTCGCGCGCGGCGACTACGCCGCGGCCTACGAAACCTTCGACCGAATAACGGACGAGCATCCCGACGAACACGAGGCCTGGCTCGAGAAAGGGCTCGCCGGCGCGTACAAGGAGTTGACGGAGGAGGGGCGCGTCGACGCCGACGAGCTGCTGCTTCGGCTCGAGAAGGCGCTCGAGCTCTACCGGGGGGAAGGCCGCGAGGCGTTCGAGCGGAAGGCCGCCGACCGGCTGGGCGCCGCCGCGCTCGAGCTCTACGACCACGCCATCCAGCGGGGCGCGGACGACGAGGCCAACGTCAAAGGCCTCCTCGATTTGCTCTTCTTCTGGGAGACCTCCGGCTCGGACGAGGCCGCCGCCTGGAACGGCATCGTCAGGCTGGCGGAGGAAACGGCCACGCCGGAGGGGACGCGGCCTCTCGCGCACGTCGCCGAAAAGTATCAGAAGAAAATCCGCGAAAAAGCCGAAGCCGAGGCCCGGGCCGCAACCGAGGCCGGGGCGAAGGCCGCGGCCGAAGCGAAGGGCGAAGCGCCCGAGGAAAAGGCGGCCCCGTCGCGCCGCAAATCGGGCCGCACCGCTTTGACCGTGGTCGGAATCGTCGCCGGCATCGCGGTCCTCTGCGTACTATGTTTCGTAATTTTAGCCGTAATCGTTTCGGTTAGCTAATCGGCAACGAACCTGGCGGGTATACCGCGGACTTATATGGCCGATAAAGTAAACTCTACGCCGGAGGCGGTAGCGGCCCGCTGCCCCAAGTACGGCGGGGCGAAGGGATTAAGGGTCGTACTAGCTCGATTATGCTTTTAGTAACCGGTCAATAGCTTGGAAAGGAGAGGAGAAATGAACAGGTTAATAGCCGTAGGTTGCGCTCTTCTATTCCTTATCGGTTGCGCGGATGAGACGCCCACCGAGCCGGCAGAGGAAAAACACCCCGTTTTCCTGGGAAAATGGCTTTGCGACGACCACCCTATGGGCGTCGCGGCCTCTCCCAAAGGCTTCGTTTACGTTATATATTGGTACCCCGGGCAGGGCGGCGGTTTGGCGTTTTTCAGCCCCACCGGCAACCGCCTGGGCGAATGGGTCGTAACGGGCGATTACAGCGTCTATGGGGTAGACGTCGCTCCGAACGGGAACGTCTACGCCACAACCGATTATGAAATAAAGTACTATACGCCCACCGGCAGCCTTCTGGGCGAATGGGGCTCGAGGGGGTCGGGCCCAGGCCAGTTCCGCTACGCCGAGAACGTAGCTGTTGCCCCCGGCGGAAACGTATACGTTTTAGACTCGGGTAACGGCCGCATCCAGTATTTTACCGCGGCCGGCAGTTACCTCGGCGAATGGGGCGGCGTGGCGGAGTGCAGCGGCCTCGCGGTCGCCCCCGACGGCAACGTGTACGTGACTGCTTCCTATGACGAATGCGTGAAATATTTTACGCCCACCGGGAGCCTGCTCGGCAGCTGGGGCTCCGAAGGAACGGGCGAGGGTCAGTTCAAGTGGATTTGGGAAATCGCCGTGAATAAAAGCGGCCGCGTCTTCATCGCCGATAGACGGAACAACCGGATACAGTTCTTCACGTCCACGGGCGAATTCTTGGGGAAATGGGGCGCGAAAGGCGCTAACGACGGCCAATTCGAACAGCCCTACGGCCTCGCGGTCGCCCCGGACGGAGTAATCTACGTTACGGACGAAGGAACGGACCGGGTACAATACTTCAAATAACGACCCCGCGTCGGCGGTAGCCCGGGTTCGACGCCGAGCCCTCGCGCCGGGGGTTACGCGTAAAGCGGCGGCCGGGAAAGCCTAAACCCCGGCATCCTTTATCCGGCTACCCGGCCGATGCCGCCGTTCGTCGGGGCGAAATCATTTAAAAAGCCGGCCCGAAGGCCGGCTATTATCATTATCGTATCGCCGCGCGTCGTGCCCGGACGCCGAGACGCGCTTTCATACGGGCCACCAGCTCGTAGGGGACCTTAAGGTCGCCGCGGCCAATGCCGAGCTCTACGCCGGGCTTAGCCGCGCCGTGGAAGTCGGTACCGCCGCCGGCCAACAAGTCGTACTCGTCGACAAGCCGCCTCAGGAACGCGGTATCGGTCGGCAGGTGGTCGACGTAATAAACCTCGACGCCGTCGAGGCCGGCGCGGGCGAGCTTGAAGACCATACTCTCCAAAATGCGGGGCGGCAGCGCGTAGACGCCGGGGTGCGCCAGGAAGGCCAGGCCGCCGGCGCCGTGAATCAGCGCAAGGCCCTCTTCCGCGGCGATGCGCCGCCGGCCGACGTACGCCGGCTTGTGGTGGGCGAGGTACTTGTCGAACGCCTCCTGGAAATCGGCGACGTACCCCTTCTCCACCATTACCTCCGCGATATGGGGCCTGCCGACGGTCCTACCGCCGGCTTTGGCCGCGATTTCTTCAAGCTCGATGTGCATCCCGAGGTCGGCGAGCTTCGCCAATATTTTGGGGTTGCGGCGCTTGCGGTATTCCCGCACGTCGACGAGCGCCTCGGTCAGCTCGGCGTTCGTGGGGTCGATGAAGAGGCCCACGACGTGGACGTTGGTGGGCGTGAAATCGCAACTTATCTCCACGCCCGGAATGACCTCCAGGCCCTGTTGGGCGCCCTCGGCGAACGCCTCGGCGTTGCCGTCCACGCCGTCGTGGTCGGTTACGGCGATCGCCGCCAGGCCGACGTCGACGGCCAACCACACGACTTCCGCCGGGGTCAACGAACCGTCCGAAAACGTGGTGTGGACGTGGAGGTCGACGTATTCGCACTCGGCCATCACATATAACCCAGCGCTTCCAGGCGCTTGCGGACTTTCTCCTCCTCCTCTTCGGAGTATACTCCCTCCGTACCCGGCGCCGCGAGGTAGCCGAGCTCCTCCAGCTTGGCGATTACTTTGGCCGCGCTCCCCTCCGGCGTTTCGACGTCGGTGTTACACACGACCTCCGGCGTCGGCGGCTCCTCGTACGGGTCCGAGACGCCGGTGAAGTTCTTTATCTCGCCCGCGAGCGCTTTCTTGTATAACCCCTTAACGTCGCGCTCCAATAGGACTTCGAGCGGGCACTTACAGAAAACTTCGACGAAGTCGCCGACCAGCTTCCGGTTCTCGTCGCGTATCGCGCGGTAGGGCGAGATGGCCGCGGCCACGGCGGCGACGCCGTTGCGGCTGAGGATATGGCACACGAAGCCGATGCGGCGTATGTTGGTGTCGCGGTCCTCCTTGGAGAAGCCCAGGCCCTTGGAGAGGTTGGTCCGAACGACGTCGCCGTCGAGCACTTCCACCTTGCGGCCGCGACGCCGGAGTTCCTCTTCGACCAGTTTCGAGACGGTGGTTTTGCCCGCTCCGGACAGGCCGGTGAACCAGACCGTGAATCCTTTCTCTTCCATCCAATACTCCTGTCTATATTATAACATAAAACCTGTCGGCGATGCCACCGTGTAGCCCCGCCGGTGCGTCGGTTACTTCTTTTTCTTAAGCCGTAGAATATTCCGGCTTATGACTATTTTCTGGATTTCGCTCGTACCCTCGCCTATTTCGTCGAGCTTGACGTCGCGGTAGATGCGTTCTCTTTATCTTCAATTTCCCGTAAGCTGAACTTCATTTCACCGCCGCTTCGGGGCCTCGATTTTTACGGTTTCCTCAGCCCACTTAACAACACGTTCAACCTCCGCGGTTAACTTCGCCCGGTCTATATCCGGCGGGGGTTCGTCGTAATCCTCGTAACGGTACTCTACCGCGAATACGGTCAAGAGGCCCGGTTCGGATACCGTCGGCTTATTCTCCACTTTCGCC
This genomic interval from bacterium contains the following:
- the cysC gene encoding adenylyl-sulfate kinase; amino-acid sequence: MEEKGFTVWFTGLSGAGKTTVSKLVEEELRRRGRKVEVLDGDVVRTNLSKGLGFSKEDRDTNIRRIGFVCHILSRNGVAAVAAAISPYRAIRDENRKLVGDFVEVFCKCPLEVLLERDVKGLYKKALAGEIKNFTGVSDPYEEPPTPEVVCNTDVETPEGSAAKVIAKLEELGYLAAPGTEGVYSEEEEEKVRKRLEALGYM
- a CDS encoding PHP domain-containing protein, yielding MAECEYVDLHVHTTFSDGSLTPAEVVWLAVDVGLAAIAVTDHDGVDGNAEAFAEGAQQGLEVIPGVEISCDFTPTNVHVVGLFIDPTNAELTEALVDVREYRKRRNPKILAKLADLGMHIELEEIAAKAGGRTVGRPHIAEVMVEKGYVADFQEAFDKYLAHHKPAYVGRRRIAAEEGLALIHGAGGLAFLAHPGVYALPPRILESMVFKLARAGLDGVEVYYVDHLPTDTAFLRRLVDEYDLLAGGGTDFHGAAKPGVELGIGRGDLKVPYELVARMKARLGVRARRAAIR